In Raphanus sativus cultivar WK10039 unplaced genomic scaffold, ASM80110v3 Scaffold3101, whole genome shotgun sequence, one genomic interval encodes:
- the LOC130506312 gene encoding protein FAR-RED ELONGATED HYPOCOTYL 3-like, translated as MSNHVSGIPGSPEKSYKMMYSYLYMLKQVNPGTKTCVKLDDASKFKYLFIALGACIEGFAFMRKVIAVDATSLKNKYGGVLVFAEAQDPNGQSYPLAFAVLDSENLTSWTWFFEMLKSVIPDSSELVFMSERNQSLIFAIGSVFPEAHHGHCLWHLKEKVKWHAGNVNKVIVGHKFMELGRYYTVDDFNSAYDSFEKRYPAVYKYVQEHTEKDKWARVFFPRDRYNFDTINSVESMKSVFKEATTWALIPMLDCIVRKFSDWFTQRKEAVSRSIDTSLVPLVENYLHGLWDVAQKLSVREINSYELKYEITDTAGKMFWASLVEKSCTCKVWDYEKFPCLHGLAAYIYFTTNVDGGLNIHELCSKYYWTELWALAYDRTLCVVPDMSSWNVPDQIKEVKIIPPDRIWRKGRKRVG; from the coding sequence ATGAGCAATCATGTAAGTGGTATACCTGGTAGTCCGGAAAAGAGCTACAAGATGATGTATAGCTATTTGTACATGTTAAAGCAAGTGAATCCAGGAACAAAAACTTGTGTGAAATTGGATGATGCAAGTAAATTCAAGTACCTCTTCATAGCTTTGGGAGCTTGCATTGAAGGGTTTGCATTTATGAGGAAAGTGATAGCTGTGGATGCGACATCGCTGAAGAACAAATATGGTGGTGTTCTAGTTTTCGCGGAAGCTCAAGATCCTAATGGTCAAAGTTATCCACTTGCGTTTGCAGTACTAGATAGTGAGAATCTTACTAGTTGGACTTGGTTTTTCGAGATGCTTAAAAGTGTTATACCAGACTCTTCTGAACTGGTTTTCATGAGTGAAAGAAATCAGAGTCTGATCTTCGCTATAGGAAGCGTGTTTCCAGAGGCTCACCATGGGCATTGTTTATGGCATTTGAAGGAAAAGGTGAAATGGCATGCTGGTAACGTCAACAAGGTTATAGTCGGACATAAATTTATGGAGTTGGGCAGATATTACACGGTGGATGACTTCAACTCTGCTTACGACTCATTTGAAAAAAGATATCCTGCTGTGTACAAGTATGTGCAGGAACATACTGAAAAGGACAAATGGGCAAGAGTTTTTTTCCCACGTGACAGGTACAACTTCGATACAATCAACAGTGTGGAATCAATGAAGAGCGTGTTTAAAGAGGCAACGACGTGGGCATTAATACCAATGTTGGATTGTATCGTCAGGAAATTCTCTGATTGGTTCACTCAACGGAAGGAAGCTGTTTCTAGATCAATCGATACAAGCCTGGTGCCTCTGGTTGAGAACTACTTGCACGGTCTATGGGATGTTGCACAAAAGCTATCTGTACGGGAGATTAATAGTTATGAGCTTAAGTACGAGATCACTGACACTGCTGGAAAGATGTTTTGGGCGAGCTTGGTTGAAAAATCTTGTACTTGCAAGGTGTGGGATTATGAAAAGTTTCCTTGCCTGCACGGACTGGCAGCTTACATCTATTTCACTACGAATGTTGATGGCGGCCTTAATATCCATGAGCTGTGCTCAAAATACTATTGGACGGAATTGTGGGCTTTGGCGTATGACAGGACACTTTGTGTTGTGCCCGACATGTCTTCTTGGAATGTACCAGATCAGATTAAGGAGGTGAAGATCATACCTCCGGATCGCATCTGGAGGAAGGGAAGGAAAAGAGTTGGATGA